In Primulina huaijiensis isolate GDHJ02 chromosome 4, ASM1229523v2, whole genome shotgun sequence, the DNA window aatcagatgttttccagatctttAAAGaattcaaagcgcgggttgaacttgattctgagaagaaaatcaagtgtctgaggactgacaatggaggagaatataccagtaacgaatttgatgcatattgtcaacatggaatggagtggcggagcggatgaacaggaccttgttggacagaacaagagctatgttgaggactgcaggtctagaaaagtcattttgggcagaagcagtaaaaaccgcttgttatattatcaatcgttctccttcagtggcgattgatctgaagactccgatggagatgtggaccgggaagccgacagattattctcatttgcataaatttggaagtcctgtgtacgtttTGTACAATGAGCAataaagatcgaagttggattcgaaatccagaaaatgtatcttcttgggttatgctgatggagttaAGGGGTTTcacttgtgggatcctactgttcacaagcttgtcatcagcagagatgttatcttcgaggaagataaagtaaagggagacaaaggcacaccgaattcagaaactactatatttcaggtggaaaataagacggacgaaggtcaaatttcttgtgaagcagtaccagagcacgaagaacaagaacaagttgagtatgaggtttccaatgtgaggcagtcaactcgagacagaagaccaccaggttggctttcagattatgtcactgaaagtaacattgcatattgtttattatcagaggatggtgagccatcgagtttccacgaggctactcaaagctcggatgtatccttgtggatgatagcaatgcaagaagatttggaggcattagacatgaatcaaacttgggatcttgttacactaccacgagggaggaaagccattggaaaccgatgggtctataagatcaagcgtgatggcaataatcAAGTGGAGcagtatcgtgctagattggtggtaaaagggtatgctcagaaagaaggcattgacttcaatgagatattttctcctgtggttcgacttacaacagtcagagtggtgctggcattgtgtgcggtgtttgacccacatctagaacagctagatgtgaaaacggcatttcttcatggagatcctgaagaaaaaatttatatgctccagccagaaggttttgcggaaaaaagCAAAGAGaccttggtttgcaggttgaacaaatctctgtacggtctcagacaggcgccgaggtgttggtacaagagatttgattcctatatcatgagccttggatacaacagactgagtgcagacccttgtacgtatttcaagaggtctggtgatgattatatcattttgttgttgtatgtggacgacatgttggtagcaggcctcAACAAAGCTCAGGTCCatggattgaaggcacagttggctagggaatttgatatgaaggacttgtgaccagcaaacaagattttagggatgcaagttctccgagacagaagtaacagaaagatttggctttcccagaaaaattattcgaataaagtcttgcaacgcttcaacatgcaagatagtaagtcaatatcgacccctcttcctgttaacttcaagttatcctccgagatgtgtcctagcagtgaagcagagaggatggagatgtctcgagtaccatatgcatcagcagtgggaagtttgatgttcgctatgatctgtacaagaccggacattgctcaagcagtgggagcagttagtcggtatatggcgaatcttggatgagagcattggagcactgttaagagaatccttagatacattaagggtacctcgaatgctgcattatgttatggaggattggattttacactcaggggctatgttgattcagattatgcaggtgatcctgataagaggaaatctactactggttatgtgtttacacttgcaggaggagcagtaagctgggtttcaaaactgcagacagttgtggcgttatctacaacagaggcagaatacatggcagctactcaaggttgcaaggaggcaatatagattaaaaggttattggaggagatcaggcacaaacaagagaatgtgcctttgttttgtgatagtcagagtgccttgcacatcgcaaggaatccagcctttcattcaaggacgaaacacattggagtacaatttcattttgtgcgggaagtagtagacgaaggaagcgtggatatgcagaagatccatacaaaggataacatagctgattttctgaccaagccagtgaacattgAAAAGTTTGAATGGTGTAGATtctcaagtggtctagcggaaacgtaagcagcagggaatgacaagattgaaaggatgtgtgaagatgtgtttgattctcaatcaaatctccaagtgggagaaatgtcggcaaagaCTTTTCAAATGGGGCCaatcaaataaagaaataaaaaatgtggTTGGAGAAATTTCGAGGAAATTTcagaagacgcgttttatacgcgtcttcacactgacaggggctctataaatagagctccccccttcattctgaaattatcttttcttcgagttttctctcatgttataagcatttgagtgcttagttctataatatttgtgaggtgtttgttctcatgtattaagagagtgtgtatTCTCTTTGGAGaaacagtgagtgagttgtacaccacaaaatattatagtggaaattcttttcatcttgcccttggtttttaccctaataatttttaggggttttccacgtaaatctcgttgttcagtttattctttattttcgggttttattatctcaaattaccgcaagtgggaccaacagtAAAAGCGGTATTTCGTCATATTAAGGCGAATTATTTGTCGAAACTAACTTCGAGCTTTATTGAGAGATAGTAACAAAGTTTAAAGTTGTTTTGAATCAAGAAGCATTCTTGTTGGAACTTGAATGTGTCGAACTGTTATATGATCCAACATTTTTACGAATAAAATCAAGAGCAGCAAAAGTAATTAAACCCGAACTCGAATTAAACCAATCAACCGATTTGTCAGATGGGTCGACGGAACCGTCATATTTTCGTTGATGGCAAAGTCATGAGCGATCAGTGTGGCATGCTGTACTTGATTTTGTAGGAAATGAGGCTACACTTGATTTTGTAccatttgttaaaaaaaatttctgttAATCGACAGAAATTCTCACTTGTTCAGATAACAAAATTAGCTCCCCTTGGAAAAATAAAGATCAAAAGGAGATCGAACATCTTTCCAAATGTTTTTAACAAATGTATCCAACAaactacatatatataaatgttttagGGAACTTCCAAGCTTAGAAAATACACTCTAAACACAAATATAATGAcattcatgattgaaaattgaAGTATAAAATCTTATGAAAGGAACAACATTGGTCTGCATACGCATTAGCCAATTTCAATAGGGGCAACGAACCAATAACCATTATAGCAAGAATTTTGCCAATTCAATGTATCTGACCAAGGATTGAAAGTAACCTCTAAAATTCGAGATAGTTTTTTCTTCCCTCCCAAAAGACATTAGCATGCGTTGTCTAGTGGATCCAGGACGCGCCCACCATTTTCGCCATGAAGCTATAGCTGTCTGCGGCTGCATCGATCTGAGATACAGGATTTCAATGTCAGTCAAGTCATTATAGAAACACCGGGTCATCATGACCATCAGATAAGTCTTGCTAGTCTTAAACTAGTGGATCTCTCGCCTCTTGATCCCAAATTACACTAGTCATGATTGAAAACTCGAGCAATTAAAACAAATGCAAATCTTAGTTTACCACTTTCTGGGTTGGCATTCCGGCTCCATGCCCTGCCTTACTTTCTATACGTCCTATTATTGGGTTGGTTTGAGGACTTCTTTCCAAGCTTGTGCAGAGAACATGCTGCATCGTCTGTTAGTAAGAACAAACAAGCAAAAGGTCGGTGAATGATTGATGAAAGGTGAAGTCTATAAGTTTAACAAGTTTCTGAAGTTCATCGAATTCATCAGAATCAGTTTGTGCTTCTGAGAGTGGTGAAAGTCGAAACAATGGCATAATATAGAACCACAAAATTCACAGCCATGTAAGGAAGTGTAACCACCAGAAACAAAAATTATGAAAGAGGAAAATGCAATTTTTTAGAACCTTATGAAGAACATAACAGAGTCTATAGTTGAAATTTTTAGTAGCAAGTCACGTACCGCCAATAATTTCAGCGAGTGCAGTGGCACAACCCGATCATCATGGTCAGCAGTCAGTATCATGGTGGATGGATACTGAATTAGCTTGTCAGAATGTTTATCCCAGGGTCGTCTCACATTATGCAGGGGCGAGTACCTGAGGGGACAGTTATGGATAACAAAAAGAGAATAAAAGCAAATGAActcagaaaagaaaagaaaccgTGGAGAAAGAATCAAACAAAATTAACTAAAGCATCTCAAATTCAAATACTGCCAAAAAAAAGAACTAATAAACAAACTAAACAATTTAACTTAAGCACATGTTTGGTGCTAAAcaaacatattaaaaaaattatagcacTACAATTTGTATGTTTATTCCCATCACATCGTGAAAAACACAAGAAGAtgatttcctttttctttttgataaaaccagataatttcaaaatttttaaaaaaaggtaaaTAGCTCACTTGATTAGCCAATGAAACTCTTCCTCCTTATCAGAACAGCCATAGTCTGAGGTCCATGCATGGCCTAGTTTAGCGGcagaaagtattttttttttttaaagaccGTTAAAGACATATACATAATTTAAGAGCTGAGAGGAGCATTCTTTAAAAAGCTTTCCTCACCAATGGTGAACTTATGAAATCTTAGCATGTCCATAACGCCAACATGAGCAAGAGCACAGCCAAAAAGATCAGGTCTCTGAAGTCACAAGCATCCCATGATTATTGTATTGAGCAACTGAGATTAAAAGTAAGCCGGATAAAGGTGATTAAAAGATGATAGCAAGATATACCTGGTTGATGCAAGCCCCAACTAGAAGCCCTCCATTGCTTCCACCTTCAATACACAAGTTTTTAGGACGAGTATAACCAGCAGAGACAAGATACTCAGCAGCTGATATAAAGTCATCAAAGCAATTCTGCTTCTTTGCTAAAGCTCCAGCTTTGTGCCATTCTTCTCCATATTCTCCCCCTCCACGGATGTTAGCAGAGCAGAAAACAACATCTAAATGTTTTGCCATAACTATACGTCCAACAGTAAAACCTGgtgtaatattgatattaaatcCACCATATCCATAGAGTAAACAGGGATGTGATCCATCCAGGTCAAGTCCCTTTCTAGACACGATGAATATAGGTACCTTAGTGCCATCTTTACTAGTTATAAACACCTGATAAAAAAAACCCAatcaataaaatgaaaatatcaaggaTACACATTATTTTTCATCAACTACTCTTTGCCTTCAAACAGGTGAAACAGGTTTTTTTTAATGTGTAATGCAATATAAACATCAAGGTCATAGAAAAAGCTAAAATTGAAATCTATTTGCAAGAAAAAGTGTCGAATGGAACTCCCACATAGAAAAAGAAAACTTGTTTCTTTACAACTGATGAAGGCAATTCATAACTAAAAGTAGATTTATCTGCATGGTTTGGGAACTTCACCACGTCAGACTTGAGAAGTGATTCATACCAGCACTGGCTCAGCATCATCTAATGGGATACCACAGAAAAATTAGTTCTAGCATTTCAATTCTAGAGGCATATTTGGTGAAGTTCCCAAACCATGGAGATAAAGTGTAGTTTTAATAGCGAGTTTCTTTGTACAATCAGTGATACTAAGTGGGACAccatagaaaaaataataatatctttTCACTCAACCAAGATGTATGGGTTTAGAATTTGAAAGTAGAAATGGTATCTCATACTGTATTCTCGCTGAGACAAGGGACTAAAAAAAACACCTTTTGGAATGCTAGTAGCATTTGACCTGGAGGTGTATGAGTCTATGACAGTGAGTTATGGGTGCTTCATTTGCCCCAAAAATGGCCCATCATTGGACAAAGCGAACTCACACCATTGATTCGATAAAAAGGCTTTCCCTAACATGAAAGACTTtggatattttaaataatcatatcttaAAACTCTAATAAAAAAGTGAAACAATTAATGACAAAAATGTCTCATGCGTACCAACTAGCTCTAATGCTTTAATTTatcgatttattttttttttctattttattttctacTACTTCAAAATTCTGTCTGATTTTAAGGGGATATCATCGCGATTATCTACACGTTACTAGCCTTTAAACTTATTACAGATACACTAGTAAGCTTAGTTAAAAGGGATTGTAATAAGCCAAAGCTTCTTACACTTTCAACTAATTCTCCTTACTCTTCGCtctaaaaatcaaattaatctaACTTATTTTCGTGccctaatttttttcttttacttcAACTCTCAAGAACAATTCATTGATAATCCCCATTTTTCATCCTAGTTATGTGATTGACATCTCAATATTTTCTTCCACGGTATTTTCTAGTTTTGAATCTGTTAGATTgctaatttcattttctatcatttaataatttaaagtaCCAAGTTTTTAAAAAGATGTAAATGATTTTCTTAGCAATTTTGTCTTTTAAAAAACTAACCtgaagtaaaaattaaaaggaacttataaacatttcaaatttcTCCAACGTGTATGACACAGAACCACAATATCACAACAAAACAGAAAAGTTTTAACAAGGTGTTGTTCTGTCGCAAAACTGCATATGCTCGATAAATTATTTACCTGACTGGTTTCAAACTCATTCCTGTCAAAGCCAGGAACAACAGTTTCATGAAAGATTCTCATCTCTGGGACGTCAGCTTCTAGGTTGCACGTATATATAAGTCCCGGGATAAGAAAGCTTGTAAACCCTATAAAAATAATGCTGTCTTTCCGTCTTGAAGAAATCTCAGATACTGATCCAATATCCAGTGGTAGGAAGTGCAAAAAGGTACCAGTTTTCAAGTCCCTTAACTGCAAAACATTTTTCACATCACTCAAATAATTCACCACAATCTGATTTCCGTTAACGGCCACAGCATTTTCAAGCACGTCTTTTTTATCTTCTTGAAGTACTTCAGTCCAAAGACTGGGTTCTTTCAAATCAACTCGGATTAACTTGTTTCTAGGAGCATCCTTGTTAGTAAAGAATGTGAAAACTGTGTCATCATTTGCGACATATCCATATGAAGCATCAAAGTCATCAACAAGCCTGACAAAAGGAAGCAAGTCCTTTTTCCCTCTATAACCTTCAAGCCCATTGGGGAGCACTGACATGTCGCAGTAATAAACCTTGTTGACAGgatcacaattttcaaaagtGTACAAAAGTACGTACtgcaaa includes these proteins:
- the LOC140975182 gene encoding uncharacterized protein, encoding MGSLSAFDGQLQYPTARRDDSVVDDYHGVLVPDPYRWLEDPDSEETKEFVEKQVKLTDSVLETCETREKLREKLTKLYDFPKYDAPFRAGDRYFYFHNTGLQPQKALYVQDGLDEEPEVLLDPNTLSEDGTVALSVYAVSEDAKYLAYGISSSGSDWVTIKVMRIEDKSTEPCTISWVKFSAISWTHDSKGFFYCRYPAPAEEDKLDAGTETNANLHHELYYHFLGTDQSEDILCWNDSDNPKNTRSASVTEDGKYVLLYTFENCDPVNKVYYCDMSVLPNGLEGYRGKKDLLPFVRLVDDFDASYGYVANDDTVFTFFTNKDAPRNKLIRVDLKEPSLWTEVLQEDKKDVLENAVAVNGNQIVVNYLSDVKNVLQLRDLKTGTFLHFLPLDIGSVSEISSRRKDSIIFIGFTSFLIPGLIYTCNLEADVPEMRIFHETVVPGFDRNEFETSQVFITSKDGTKVPIFIVSRKGLDLDGSHPCLLYGYGGFNINITPGFTVGRIVMAKHLDVVFCSANIRGGGEYGEEWHKAGALAKKQNCFDDFISAAEYLVSAGYTRPKNLCIEGGSNGGLLVGACINQRPDLFGCALAHVGVMDMLRFHKFTIGHAWTSDYGCSDKEEEFHWLIKYSPLHNVRRPWDKHSDKLIQYPSTMILTADHDDRVVPLHSLKLLATMQHVLCTSLERSPQTNPIIGRIESKAGHGAGMPTQKVIDAAADSYSFMAKMVGASWIH